From Bacteroidota bacterium:
GTCTATATAATCAGCATTAATAAGTATTTCAAAGTAATCGTTGTGGGTTACAGTTCCATCGCTTATAGATACACGCAGTTTGATACTAGTGTTGATGGGGACTGTATTTGTTATTGTAAGTAGAAATGGGTCTGTTGTGTTTTGAGCGGAGCCCAGCGTGTTTAAGGCTCCTAGTGTTGTAGTGCTATCTAATAGCGCAACATAGTTGTTTCCCGAGATTACTGAAAGAGAAGCCGTAAGACTGGAAATTGGCGAGAGGTAGTTTAGAAATGTTCCTGTAATTCGTATTGTATCATTTGTGAGAAAAATGTCGTTGTTGTTGTCAGTTTCTGTATGTGTTGTCAACGAAAAATATTTTGTATTTGTATTGGTAAGTGCTTTGTACAGATTTATTCTACCCGTTCCTAGTTTGTTTTTATAAGAGGGGTTATTAAGTGCATCTATATTATCACATGTAGCTTTTAATTGTGCTGCAATTTGTCCGGATGTATAGCTTGGGAAAAAAGATTTTACAATGGCTGCCGCACCTGCTGCATTTGGCGATGCCATAGATGTTCCGCTCATTGTTGAATAGCTATTCCCTGAAATAGTAGAGTAGATGCCATCTCCGGGAGCGCATAAATCAACTTGGTAGGACCAGTTAGAACCTGCCCATTTAATATCGCTTCCATTTGTTGCAGCTACCGATAGCACGTTGTCTAGCGCAGCAGGATAGAAATTCATAAAAGCACCGTTGTTCCCTGCGGCAGCAACTATTAGGGCGTTATGGTTGTATGTTGCATAATTTACCACTGTTTGTCCGAAAGGGGAGTATGTAGGAGCCCCCCAGCTGCAATTTATAATTTTACAATTATGGTCTGCAGCGTACACAATACTTTGGTATGCTCCTGTTAAAAAGCCACTTGCATTTGTGGCCTTAATCGGTAAAAATTTACAAGTAAATCCTATCCCCGCTACACCAATTGTGTTATTGGTACTTGCCGCTGCAATGCCCGAAACATGTACTCCGTGGTCGCTTCCTTGATAGCTAGGGTCATTGTCGTTAGAACCCAAGTCCCATCCCATATAATTATCTACATAACCGTCTCCATCATCATCAATCATATTTAATGGGTCGGAGTAGTTGTATTTTATATTATTTTTTAGGTCGGGGTGAGTTAGTTCTACTCCACTATCAATAATTCCAATTACCACATTTGTATCGCCTCTGGCGGTGGTAGTGTTTATGCCCCACGCACTGTCTGCCCGCATTTTTTGAATATGGTACTGCAAGCCAATATTGGCATCATTGGGAGTAAACGATACCGACTTTGGCAGGTAATAGGGTTGAACATATTCAAAAATACCTATTGAGTAAAGTTGGTTAATTGTTTTTTCTAAATTTTTAGTTGAGCTATAGTATAGGGTATAAATAAGAGATAGGTCTTCTAGTTTTTGTCCCAAGTTATTGTAAGTTTCTGCTGGAGCTGTGTGGTTAGGAAATATTTTTTCCAGTTTAGTTACTTGTATAGCAGAAAATAAAGTAGAAATTTTTTCTATCCCATCAATCGATTTGTTTGAGCAATTAGCTCGATAACTACTTTTTACCTTAAAAATAACAGTGTTTGGTAAATACTCATCAGCAGCTATTTCAGGCATCTTAAAGTATGTTTGACTCGTTTTCGGATAAGATAGCGTTTGGTTAATCCCAACAAAAGAGAAAAGCAAAAATAAGAGGGTACTGATTTTTTTAAACATACAGAAAATCGATGATACTTAATATACGCAAAAAATGCAGTTAAAGCAAGTTGTTTATGGATGTATAGTCTGGAATTTCATTAAGAAAAGTATGTGAATTGGTTGCTATATCTAGTTTGCATGTTGTATGTGTTATTCCATTTGTTGCAATTAAGAAAGGCACTTTAAGCTCAATATTATATACCAGTGCCTGCTCAAAGACTACATTGTTAATTGCAATATCCGGAGCCTTGCATTCAACTAATAACAATGGTTTTCCTTTGGTGTCGTGAATTAATATGTCGGTTCTTTTAGTTACTTTGTGTACTTTTAATAACCGTTCTACTTTTAGTAAAGAAGCCGGATAATTTTTGTGTAAAACAAGGAAGTGAACAAAATTCTGTCGAACCCACTCTTCGGGAGTAATTACCACATATTTTTTCCGAATGATGTCGAATATTTGTAATTTATCAGACTCATTATCCAATCTTATTTTGAAATCGAAGGTGGGTAAATTGAGTTGTGGAAATTGCATTTAAGTAAGGTAAAAAATAGTACGAGTACATGCAAGAATTTGAACAAATTGTAAGCGAATTAAAAAAGCAAAAATTTGCGCCCGTTTATTTTTTAATGGGGGAGGAGCCTTATTTTATTGATGCAATAGCTGATTTGATTGAGAATAAAATATTAGATGAGTCTGAAAAGGAGTTCAATCAAACTGTTGTGTATGGAAAGGATACTGATGTTTTAAGTGTAATTAGCGCTGCTAAGCGTTTTCCAATGATGAGCGAAAGGCAGGTGGTAATTGTAAAGGAAGCTCAAAATTTGAAAGATCTAGTAGGAAGAGAAAAGGCAGATGATGATGGGAAAAGCAAACATCCATT
This genomic window contains:
- a CDS encoding S8 family peptidase, translated to MPEIAADEYLPNTVIFKVKSSYRANCSNKSIDGIEKISTLFSAIQVTKLEKIFPNHTAPAETYNNLGQKLEDLSLIYTLYYSSTKNLEKTINQLYSIGIFEYVQPYYLPKSVSFTPNDANIGLQYHIQKMRADSAWGINTTTARGDTNVVIGIIDSGVELTHPDLKNNIKYNYSDPLNMIDDDGDGYVDNYMGWDLGSNDNDPSYQGSDHGVHVSGIAAASTNNTIGVAGIGFTCKFLPIKATNASGFLTGAYQSIVYAADHNCKIINCSWGAPTYSPFGQTVVNYATYNHNALIVAAAGNNGAFMNFYPAALDNVLSVAATNGSDIKWAGSNWSYQVDLCAPGDGIYSTISGNSYSTMSGTSMASPNAAGAAAIVKSFFPSYTSGQIAAQLKATCDNIDALNNPSYKNKLGTGRINLYKALTNTNTKYFSLTTHTETDNNNDIFLTNDTIRITGTFLNYLSPISSLTASLSVISGNNYVALLDSTTTLGALNTLGSAQNTTDPFLLTITNTVPINTSIKLRVSISDGTVTHNDYFEILINADYIDVSINDISTTITSKGLIGFNNINQTEGLGFTYKSSSSLLYESSFMIGTSTLSVSDRARAASGNYDSDFIATTVVKKIPNIISNFDIEGLFNDSGAGANALPVSVRHSAHAWNTAGHTKYIILKYVIKNTGNTPLNNLYAGILADWDIDDLTYTENKAAFDASTNMGYAFHTANQGLYCGIKVVSTSAGANHYALDNNNNGAGGINVSDGFDTAEKYIALSTPRSNAGGSGNGDDIISLVSTGPYSINANDSVIVGFAILAGDSLADLKASAQNAQVNWNQYALSINKSTLPLITIHLFPNPTSSGYFNLEINNDKEEEFQLSISDALGRTLIQTKAHGNRLTKILLPAIEKGIYFVTIKNKNFHEVEKLIIE
- a CDS encoding type I restriction enzyme HsdR N-terminal domain-containing protein, producing MQFPQLNLPTFDFKIRLDNESDKLQIFDIIRKKYVVITPEEWVRQNFVHFLVLHKNYPASLLKVERLLKVHKVTKRTDILIHDTKGKPLLLVECKAPDIAINNVVFEQALVYNIELKVPFLIATNGITHTTCKLDIATNSHTFLNEIPDYTSINNLL